The nucleotide sequence TTATTGCCATAGAAAGTCCTGTAAGAACAGCATGTACAACATATAGAACTGGTGCTAAGAACATAAATAGAAACTCAATTGGTTCAGTTACACCTGTAAGAAAAGCAGTAAAAGCTATTCCAAGAAGCATACCAGAAACCTTTTTTCTATTTTCTTTTTTAGCAGCTGAAATCATTGCTAAACATGCAGCTGGAAGTGCAAACATCATAATAGGAAAGAATCCAGTCATGTATGTTCCAGCAGTTTTATCTAATGCAAAGAATCTATGTAAATCTCCAGTTACTATTTTTCCTGAAGCTGATTTGAAGGTTCCAAATTGAAACCAGAATAATGTATTCAAAACATGGTGAAGTCCAATTGGTATAAGTAATCTGTTTAAAAGTCCATAAATAAAAGAACCAACAACGCCTGCATGTGATACGCTGTTTCCAAAAGCGTTTATAACATTTTGAATAGCAGGCCAAACTAATCCGGAAATTAGTCCTAATACTAGAGAACATAGTGATGTTAGTATTGGAACAAGACGTCTTCCACCGAAGAAGCCCAAGAAATCTGGAAGTCTAGTACTCTTGTATTTATTGTAAAGATTACCAGCTAAAATACCTACTATTATACCGCCAAGTACTCCCATATCAATGTGCTTGTTAAATGATGTAGCGACATTTGTTAAAACGAAATATCCAACTGCTGCAGATAGTCCTGCAACACCATTATTTTCTTCAGCAAAACCCACTGCAATTCCAATT is from Clostridium acetobutylicum ATCC 824 and encodes:
- the nagE gene encoding N-acetylglucosamine-specific PTS transporter subunit IIBC, which translates into the protein MGVTNKLLAACQKLGKSLMTPIAVLPAAGLLLRLGQPDLLNISWMMAAGNGIFNNLAMIFAIGIAVGFAEENNGVAGLSAAVGYFVLTNVATSFNKHIDMGVLGGIIVGILAGNLYNKYKSTRLPDFLGFFGGRRLVPILTSLCSLVLGLISGLVWPAIQNVINAFGNSVSHAGVVGSFIYGLLNRLLIPIGLHHVLNTLFWFQFGTFKSASGKIVTGDLHRFFALDKTAGTYMTGFFPIMMFALPAACLAMISAAKKENRKKVSGMLLGIAFTAFLTGVTEPIEFLFMFLAPVLYVVHAVLTGLSMAITSALGIKSGFTFSAGFVDYIMNFNISTKPILLIVIGILYAIIYYFLFLFTIKKFNLPTPGRMDDLDDLDDLDDLDDLDDLDEEPENTPKIKSSPSKNSTLEEKAVGILEAIGNKNNIQSLDACVTRIRLTVKDGSKVDEPKLKKLGATGIMKLDDKNFQIVVGTTADIIATHIKEIIKK